A stretch of Cryomorphaceae bacterium 1068 DNA encodes these proteins:
- a CDS encoding glycosyltransferase family 4 protein: protein MKKRIIVSVSNDLATDQRVRKQCEELWKAGYDILLLGRLLPGSPYFERPYKTQRVKLPFNKGALFYASLNIYLFFKILFSRADILWANDLDTLPANWLVSLMKGKRLVYDSHEYFTEVPEIQHKPRVKSLWKFFEKKCIRRTDLVITVSPSIADLLKKTYQLDEVLIVRNVPLGSTKLPKATKTDLGLDENRFLLLLQGGGINVNRGGEELVEAMRHIEKADLVIVGGGDAMPELKRISAEFELRDKVCFLPRMPYEAMMRYTSAADLGFSLDKDGNLNYRFSLPNKVFDYAMAGLPMITSDLPEVAAFVRRNEIGVVLTEVTPQKIALQVNMLVENPVELSRLKLNASKMSAELSWENEFAPVLTKIKTNNA, encoded by the coding sequence GTGAAAAAGAGAATAATCGTATCCGTTAGCAATGATCTGGCCACCGACCAACGGGTGCGCAAGCAATGTGAAGAGCTTTGGAAAGCGGGCTACGACATTTTGCTCCTGGGCAGACTTTTGCCAGGCAGTCCCTATTTCGAGCGGCCGTATAAAACACAACGGGTGAAACTCCCCTTCAATAAGGGAGCACTCTTTTATGCTTCTCTGAATATTTATCTCTTTTTCAAGATTCTTTTTTCTCGGGCGGATATCCTTTGGGCCAATGATTTGGATACACTTCCGGCCAATTGGCTGGTATCATTGATGAAAGGTAAGCGCCTCGTCTACGATTCGCATGAGTATTTCACAGAAGTGCCCGAAATTCAGCACAAACCAAGAGTGAAAAGTTTGTGGAAGTTTTTTGAGAAAAAGTGTATTCGTCGTACTGATTTGGTAATCACCGTGAGCCCGTCTATTGCAGATTTACTGAAGAAGACCTACCAACTCGACGAAGTACTGATTGTGCGCAATGTACCCTTGGGGTCAACAAAGTTGCCAAAAGCAACTAAAACGGATCTTGGTCTTGATGAAAATCGATTTCTACTCTTGCTGCAAGGCGGCGGTATCAACGTGAATCGGGGAGGAGAGGAGCTGGTGGAAGCCATGCGCCATATCGAAAAGGCCGACTTGGTCATTGTAGGCGGCGGCGATGCCATGCCCGAATTGAAAAGAATATCCGCAGAATTTGAGCTTAGGGACAAAGTCTGTTTCCTGCCCAGAATGCCTTACGAGGCCATGATGCGCTATACTTCTGCCGCCGATTTAGGGTTTTCCTTAGATAAAGATGGAAATCTGAACTATCGATTTAGCTTGCCCAATAAAGTATTCGATTATGCTATGGCGGGCTTACCTATGATCACTTCAGATCTTCCTGAGGTAGCCGCCTTCGTCCGAAGGAACGAAATTGGTGTGGTTCTCACTGAAGTGACGCCGCAAAAGATTGCTTTACAGGTGAATATGTTGGTGGAAAATCCGGTTGAGTTGAGTAGATTAAAATTGAATGCATCTAAGATGTCTGCTGAGTTATCTTGGGAGAATGAATTTGCTCCTGTGTTGACTAAAATCAAAACAAACAATGCCTGA
- a CDS encoding glycosyltransferase — translation MPEGIHIVSFDVPFPPDYGGVIDVYYKAKALADLGIKVKLHCFAYGRSKQSAVAKDFDEVIYYERKLSAGAMLSKTPFIVKTRKSQELLDNLLKNDWPILFEGLHTCAWLDHPKLKDRFKIVRTHNIEHDYYARLGRSEKSVFRKQYFKAEAKKLRAFEKVLTKNQKILAISQGDQAYFEKKYGKTDLIYPFHPEFVMPRKGKGDYAFYHGKLEVSENQEALDFLVNKVFSQSKIPLVVAGKGSEKDVAPFRNSGANVTYHLNPNAKEMKSLSQEAGVHVLPTFQTTGFKLKLLYSLQNEVEVIVNEAMVKNTGLENLVTKVKTPEQFRKAIKKALISPLSETKIKKRKELLELHYSNSQQAKRIIDLLD, via the coding sequence ATGCCTGAGGGAATCCATATCGTTTCATTCGACGTTCCTTTCCCGCCCGATTATGGCGGGGTTATAGATGTATACTACAAGGCAAAAGCTTTGGCCGATCTTGGAATCAAAGTGAAGCTTCACTGCTTTGCTTACGGTCGAAGCAAGCAGTCTGCCGTGGCGAAAGATTTTGATGAAGTGATATACTATGAGCGCAAACTTAGCGCAGGAGCAATGCTTTCTAAAACTCCTTTTATCGTGAAGACCAGGAAGAGTCAAGAGCTTCTCGATAATCTACTCAAAAACGATTGGCCAATCTTGTTTGAAGGTCTGCATACGTGTGCTTGGTTGGATCATCCAAAGCTGAAAGATCGATTCAAAATCGTGAGAACACACAATATTGAGCACGACTATTATGCGCGATTGGGACGATCAGAAAAAAGTGTTTTTCGAAAGCAGTATTTCAAGGCGGAAGCCAAGAAACTTCGAGCATTTGAGAAAGTGCTGACTAAAAACCAAAAAATACTTGCCATCAGTCAAGGTGATCAGGCTTATTTTGAGAAAAAATACGGGAAGACAGATTTAATTTATCCCTTTCATCCCGAGTTTGTGATGCCTCGAAAGGGCAAAGGCGATTATGCTTTTTATCACGGTAAGCTTGAAGTATCAGAGAATCAGGAAGCGCTTGATTTTTTGGTGAACAAAGTTTTCTCGCAGTCAAAGATTCCCTTGGTGGTAGCGGGAAAAGGGAGCGAAAAGGACGTTGCGCCATTTCGTAACTCAGGTGCAAATGTCACCTACCACCTCAATCCAAATGCTAAAGAAATGAAGAGTCTTTCGCAGGAAGCAGGTGTTCATGTTTTGCCCACATTCCAGACTACCGGATTCAAATTGAAATTACTGTACTCACTTCAAAATGAGGTAGAAGTCATTGTGAATGAAGCGATGGTAAAGAATACAGGTTTGGAAAATTTAGTCACGAAAGTGAAAACCCCCGAGCAGTTTAGAAAAGCGATTAAGAAAGCATTAATAAGCCCGCTATCTGAAACGAAAATCAAAAAGAGGAAGGAATTATTAGAGCTTCATTATTCCAATTCTCAGCAAGCGAAAAGAATTATAGACTTGCTTGACTGA
- a CDS encoding ATP-binding cassette domain-containing protein — protein MALDTIVEIKDAKIFQGDHLVLSDVNIQLDKGDFVYLIGKTGTGKSSLLKTLYGALPLTEGEGFVGEFDLKKMKRSQVPYLRRKLGIVFQDFELLTDRSVNDNLLFVLKATGWKNKMEMSERMQEVLEKVGLGNKGYKMPHELSGGEQQRVAIARALLNDPDLILADEPTGNLDPNTTEEILNLLNTISKSGRAVLMATHDYVHMKKFSSRVIRCEGNSVTEEKVSQASL, from the coding sequence ATGGCCTTAGATACCATCGTCGAAATAAAGGATGCCAAAATATTTCAAGGCGACCACCTCGTGCTTTCTGATGTCAACATTCAGCTGGACAAGGGGGACTTCGTGTACCTTATCGGAAAAACGGGAACGGGTAAAAGCAGCTTGCTCAAGACCCTTTACGGTGCTTTGCCCTTAACAGAAGGCGAGGGATTTGTCGGTGAGTTTGATTTGAAAAAAATGAAGCGATCTCAGGTACCATATCTCCGACGAAAGCTGGGAATCGTTTTTCAAGATTTTGAACTTTTAACAGATCGCTCTGTCAATGATAATCTGCTTTTTGTCTTGAAAGCCACCGGATGGAAGAACAAAATGGAGATGAGCGAACGTATGCAAGAAGTGCTCGAGAAGGTAGGCCTGGGAAATAAAGGCTACAAAATGCCACACGAACTTTCAGGTGGTGAGCAGCAAAGAGTAGCCATTGCTCGAGCTTTGCTCAATGATCCCGACCTAATTCTGGCCGACGAACCCACGGGAAATCTAGATCCCAACACCACTGAAGAGATTTTGAATTTGCTCAACACGATTTCAAAATCGGGAAGAGCAGTCTTAATGGCCACTCACGACTATGTGCACATGAAGAAATTCTCTTCGCGAGTGATTCGTTGTGAAGGGAATTCGGTAACCGAAGAAAAGGTCAGTCAAGCAAGTCTATAA
- a CDS encoding tetratricopeptide repeat protein: protein MPKVSPARSLLFVFMSLFLGSSFAQQTEKYRSDLLPYYEALALMERSHYEPARKGFEDFLGSDEVDHGEFKVNALYYRAKSAMQLFHKDAEFFMEEFVLGHPESIWYQTAVLDLGRYNFNRRDYDDAIRWLKELDQRDLDATTAEEVEFKIGFAAFELEDYEQAKKSFYRLKDSESVYAGPTNYYYGHIAYTEGNYQTALESFKKAESDENFAKVVPYYVAQIYHYQEKYDELIEYATPLLEQDDVQRGEEMALLVGNAYYSKEQYAEAVPFLEKYMASTYNPAPEDSYRMGYSYYRTGDFEKAIDYFTKASKEDNALGQIATYQLADSYLQLDQKKYAQNAFKLASKKFYDPEVTEDALFNYAKLAYELSYDPFHEAIIAFEQYLETYPNSDRKDEAFEFLLKVHLATKNYSAALDALDKIKTLDPIQKEHYQLSAYNLGVENMNKKNHEEALKYFAMSKKFNVNPQVSALAEYWKGDIAYRESEYDDAIAAYRTFLNNPSAYGTEYYNLANYNIGYCAFKSGDYDVSLVAFRKYVSASGIDDKRKNDAYLRIGDLHLVNKNYKEAIESYDLAVGAKEVNVDYALFQQAMAEGYADNFDGKTQKLRELLTSFPQTSLASVANFELGTAYFMQDKLNPALDAFNTVVEDYAQSPYRKRALLQRGLVQYRLGKYDDAIATYEEVVADYGVDSESQEAIATLKNIYLDLGRIDDFTAWLDEVPDYEVSPMEIDSLTYQAAENLVADGDCDQAITSFEKYLIKFPKGLFATNSNYYLADCSYRKNDYSKALSGFEYVVQQPVGQFTEPSLLGAANIRFKQNDYEEALGHFRALEGVAEFSVNVLRAQTGQMRTNYQLGNYEDAVVAIEKVLSNENVTNELKVEARLNRARINFTERKYDEAEPDYQWLAAKKATEAGAESKFRLAQIAYTREELDKAEAMVFELIKEFPASDYWKVKSFILLADVYAARDDFFQAKATLQSVIDNVTTPALVKEAEAKLDLILQKENEFISAGDTIAAPDTLDYEDEYRELIKED, encoded by the coding sequence ATGCCAAAGGTGTCGCCGGCAAGAAGTCTGCTATTCGTTTTTATGAGCCTCTTTCTGGGCTCTTCTTTTGCTCAACAAACCGAGAAATACCGTTCTGACTTGCTGCCTTATTACGAGGCATTAGCTTTGATGGAGCGCAGTCACTACGAGCCTGCGCGCAAGGGTTTTGAGGATTTTCTCGGTTCTGATGAAGTTGATCATGGTGAATTCAAAGTCAACGCGTTATACTACCGTGCAAAATCTGCCATGCAGCTCTTCCACAAGGATGCCGAATTTTTTATGGAGGAGTTTGTTCTCGGTCACCCGGAGAGTATTTGGTACCAAACGGCAGTGCTCGATTTGGGTCGATACAATTTTAACCGCCGCGATTACGACGATGCTATACGTTGGTTGAAGGAATTGGATCAGCGCGATCTTGATGCCACCACTGCCGAAGAGGTTGAGTTTAAAATTGGCTTCGCGGCTTTCGAATTGGAAGATTACGAGCAAGCCAAGAAGTCTTTTTACAGGTTGAAGGATAGCGAGAGTGTTTATGCGGGTCCTACCAATTACTACTACGGACACATTGCTTACACGGAGGGGAATTACCAAACCGCTCTTGAGTCATTTAAGAAGGCAGAATCTGATGAAAATTTCGCGAAGGTGGTTCCTTACTACGTCGCTCAGATTTACCACTACCAGGAAAAGTACGATGAGCTTATAGAATACGCTACACCACTTCTGGAGCAGGATGATGTTCAGCGAGGTGAGGAGATGGCATTGCTGGTTGGGAATGCCTATTACTCGAAAGAGCAATATGCAGAAGCGGTTCCATTTCTGGAAAAGTATATGGCTTCAACATACAATCCCGCTCCTGAGGATTCTTACCGTATGGGTTATTCTTATTACCGAACGGGTGATTTCGAAAAAGCCATCGATTACTTCACGAAGGCTTCTAAAGAAGACAATGCCTTGGGTCAGATTGCGACATACCAATTGGCAGACTCTTACCTCCAATTAGATCAGAAGAAATACGCGCAAAACGCGTTCAAGCTGGCTTCCAAGAAATTTTATGACCCTGAAGTGACAGAAGATGCACTCTTCAATTATGCTAAATTGGCCTACGAGTTGAGCTACGATCCATTTCACGAAGCAATTATTGCTTTCGAGCAGTATTTGGAGACCTATCCCAATTCAGATCGGAAAGACGAGGCTTTTGAGTTTTTGCTCAAGGTACACTTGGCCACTAAGAATTACTCTGCTGCCCTTGACGCATTGGACAAGATCAAAACGCTCGACCCAATTCAAAAAGAGCATTATCAACTCTCTGCTTACAATCTAGGTGTGGAGAATATGAACAAGAAAAACCACGAGGAAGCACTGAAGTACTTTGCCATGTCAAAGAAGTTCAATGTGAATCCGCAAGTGAGTGCATTGGCCGAATATTGGAAAGGAGATATCGCTTACCGCGAATCGGAGTACGACGATGCCATTGCGGCTTACCGAACGTTTCTAAACAATCCATCAGCTTATGGTACGGAATATTACAACTTGGCCAATTACAACATCGGTTACTGCGCCTTCAAAAGCGGAGATTACGATGTTTCACTTGTGGCCTTTCGTAAATATGTGTCTGCATCGGGTATCGACGATAAGCGAAAGAATGATGCCTACTTGCGAATCGGAGACTTGCACTTGGTCAACAAAAACTACAAAGAGGCGATTGAGAGTTATGACTTGGCTGTAGGTGCTAAAGAGGTCAATGTTGATTACGCACTCTTTCAGCAGGCTATGGCAGAAGGCTACGCCGATAATTTTGACGGAAAGACTCAGAAGCTAAGAGAGTTATTGACGTCTTTTCCTCAGACCAGCTTAGCATCTGTGGCAAATTTTGAGCTTGGTACAGCTTACTTTATGCAGGATAAGCTGAATCCGGCATTGGATGCCTTTAATACGGTCGTTGAGGATTATGCTCAGTCGCCATACCGCAAGCGGGCCTTGCTGCAACGAGGTTTGGTACAGTACCGCCTTGGTAAGTACGATGATGCCATCGCGACCTATGAAGAAGTCGTAGCAGATTACGGAGTTGACTCAGAATCGCAGGAGGCAATTGCCACTTTAAAAAATATTTATCTTGATTTGGGCCGAATCGATGACTTTACCGCTTGGCTTGATGAAGTTCCGGATTACGAAGTTTCACCGATGGAAATCGACAGCCTGACATACCAAGCTGCAGAAAACCTTGTGGCCGATGGTGATTGTGATCAAGCGATTACCTCTTTTGAAAAGTACCTGATTAAATTCCCCAAAGGCCTTTTTGCAACGAACTCAAATTACTATTTGGCCGATTGTTCTTACCGTAAAAATGATTACTCCAAAGCTCTCAGCGGTTTTGAATACGTGGTGCAGCAGCCGGTAGGTCAGTTTACGGAGCCATCTCTCTTGGGTGCAGCAAATATTCGCTTTAAGCAAAATGACTACGAAGAGGCTCTGGGCCACTTCCGAGCCTTGGAAGGTGTTGCTGAATTTTCGGTGAATGTGTTGAGGGCGCAAACCGGTCAGATGCGAACGAACTATCAGCTTGGTAATTATGAAGATGCGGTGGTAGCTATCGAGAAAGTTCTCAGCAATGAAAATGTGACGAATGAACTAAAAGTAGAGGCCAGGTTAAACCGTGCGAGAATCAACTTTACCGAAAGAAAGTACGATGAGGCAGAGCCCGATTACCAGTGGCTGGCGGCCAAGAAAGCTACGGAAGCAGGAGCTGAATCCAAGTTCCGCTTGGCGCAAATAGCATACACCCGCGAAGAATTGGACAAGGCAGAAGCGATGGTTTTTGAATTGATAAAGGAGTTCCCTGCTTCAGATTACTGGAAAGTGAAATCGTTTATTCTCCTGGCAGATGTGTATGCAGCGCGCGACGATTTCTTTCAGGCAAAAGCTACGCTGCAGAGCGTGATTGACAACGTCACTACTCCGGCGCTGGTCAAAGAAGCTGAGGCTAAGTTGGACTTGATCCTTCAAAAGGAAAATGAATTTATCTCGGCTGGTGATACGATTGCTGCTCCAGATACTCTGGATTACGAAGACGAGTACCGCGAACTAATCAAAGAAGATTGA
- the gyrB gene encoding DNA topoisomerase (ATP-hydrolyzing) subunit B — MTEDQKNKPSEYGAGNIQVLEGLEAVRKRPAMYIGDVGTKGLHHLVYEVVDNSIDEALAGYCDTIDVTINTDNSVSVRDNGRGIPTDFHEKEGKSALEVVMTVLHAGGKFDKDTYKVSGGLHGVGVSCVNALSDKLVATVYRDGKIWEQEYSEGKPQYEVRQIGDTSESGTEVTFHPDNTIFEVIEYSYDTLANRMRELAFLNKGIRIGLKDLRELDEEGNPRQESFFSEGGLYEFVEFLDQSRENLIAKPIYMEGEKNGIPVEVAMIYNTSFSENIHAYVNNINTYEGGTHLQGFRRGLTATLKKYAEDSGMLNKLKFEIAGDDFREGLTAVISVKVQEPQFEGQTKTKLGNREVNAPVSQAVSEMLSYYLEENPNEARQIVNKVILAATARHAARKAREMVQRKNVLSSTGLPGKLSDCSDKNPENCEIYLVEGDSAGGTAKQGRAREFQAILPLRGKILNVEKAMQHKIFDNEEIKNIYTALGVRVGTEEDSKALDISKLRYHKVIIMCDADVDGSHIETLILTFFFRHMRELVDGGNIYIATPPLYQLKKGSQIRYAWNDAQRDEFVEEMKGAAKDSSVGIQRYKGLGEMNAEQLWETTMNPETRTLRRVEIDNAVESDRIFSMLMGDDVPPRRDFIEKNAKYANIDV; from the coding sequence ATGACTGAAGATCAGAAAAATAAACCTTCCGAATACGGCGCCGGTAACATTCAGGTACTTGAAGGACTGGAAGCGGTAAGGAAAAGACCTGCGATGTACATTGGAGATGTGGGGACGAAAGGTCTTCACCACTTGGTTTATGAGGTGGTAGATAACTCCATTGATGAAGCCCTGGCAGGATATTGTGATACGATTGATGTAACGATCAATACGGACAATTCCGTAAGCGTGAGGGATAATGGTCGAGGAATTCCGACAGACTTTCACGAAAAGGAAGGTAAATCTGCCTTAGAGGTGGTTATGACTGTTCTCCATGCAGGGGGTAAATTTGACAAAGACACATACAAGGTTTCAGGTGGATTACACGGAGTAGGGGTATCTTGTGTAAACGCACTTTCAGATAAATTGGTTGCTACCGTATACCGTGATGGTAAGATATGGGAGCAGGAGTATAGCGAAGGAAAACCTCAATACGAAGTTCGCCAGATCGGTGATACCAGTGAGAGTGGAACGGAAGTTACTTTCCACCCCGACAACACTATTTTTGAGGTAATCGAATATAGCTACGACACGCTGGCCAATCGTATGCGTGAGCTAGCCTTTTTGAATAAGGGGATTCGTATAGGTTTGAAGGACTTGCGCGAGCTTGATGAAGAGGGAAATCCAAGACAGGAATCTTTTTTCTCGGAAGGTGGTCTTTACGAGTTTGTAGAATTCTTGGATCAGTCGAGAGAGAATCTTATCGCTAAGCCCATTTACATGGAAGGTGAGAAGAATGGAATACCCGTTGAGGTAGCCATGATTTACAACACTTCTTTTAGCGAAAACATTCACGCTTATGTGAACAATATCAATACCTATGAGGGTGGAACTCACCTTCAAGGTTTTCGCCGTGGGTTAACTGCTACTCTTAAAAAGTATGCTGAAGATTCAGGAATGCTGAACAAGTTGAAGTTTGAAATTGCCGGTGATGACTTCCGTGAAGGATTGACTGCTGTTATTTCCGTGAAGGTTCAGGAACCACAGTTTGAGGGTCAGACGAAGACAAAATTGGGTAACCGCGAAGTAAACGCTCCGGTTTCCCAAGCGGTTTCAGAAATGTTGAGCTACTATTTGGAAGAAAATCCTAATGAGGCCAGACAAATCGTAAACAAGGTGATTCTTGCGGCTACAGCTCGTCATGCGGCTCGAAAGGCGCGTGAGATGGTGCAGCGTAAAAATGTGCTCTCTTCAACAGGTCTTCCGGGAAAGTTGAGTGACTGCTCTGATAAAAATCCTGAGAACTGTGAAATCTATCTTGTCGAGGGAGATTCGGCAGGTGGAACGGCCAAGCAGGGTCGTGCACGTGAGTTTCAAGCCATCTTGCCACTTCGAGGGAAAATCCTCAACGTGGAAAAGGCGATGCAACACAAGATTTTCGACAACGAAGAGATTAAGAATATCTATACAGCACTCGGTGTGCGTGTGGGTACGGAAGAAGACAGCAAGGCATTGGATATTTCAAAGTTGCGCTACCACAAGGTGATCATCATGTGTGATGCCGACGTCGATGGTAGCCACATTGAAACATTGATCTTGACCTTCTTTTTCAGACATATGCGCGAGTTGGTAGATGGAGGAAATATCTACATCGCCACTCCACCTCTTTATCAATTGAAGAAAGGAAGTCAGATTCGCTATGCATGGAATGATGCGCAGCGAGATGAATTCGTTGAGGAGATGAAGGGTGCGGCAAAAGACAGTTCAGTAGGAATCCAGCGCTACAAAGGTCTTGGAGAAATGAATGCGGAGCAGCTTTGGGAAACTACCATGAATCCCGAAACGAGAACGCTCCGTCGAGTTGAAATCGACAATGCAGTTGAGTCTGATCGAATCTTCTCCATGTTAATGGGCGATGACGTTCCACCACGGAGAGATTTCATCGAGAAGAATGCGAAATACGCAAACATAGACGTTTAG
- the lgt gene encoding prolipoprotein diacylglyceryl transferase, whose protein sequence is MISLLSSLLVIHWDVDPTAFTIPFIDWPVRWYGILFVIGLLVSEYVLFYIFEKDGKTKKNVEDLAVYVVIGTIIGARLGHVFFYDAANYLSNPIDIIKIWEGGLASHGGAIGILTAIVLYCRKYKFDFLWVMDRLVIVVCFTGACIRTGNLMNSEILGTITDLPWGVVFENAYPEFLSQDPRHPAQLYEAIYCLFLMGITFWLWKEKRQKLQNGFIFGVFMVILFSLRFLDEFVKVNQEAFENDLPINMGQILSIPFVVAGLYLIFRPKPKSLSKS, encoded by the coding sequence ATGATTTCGTTATTAAGCTCACTATTGGTTATCCATTGGGACGTAGATCCCACTGCTTTTACTATTCCATTCATCGACTGGCCTGTTCGGTGGTACGGTATTCTATTCGTAATCGGTCTTCTCGTCAGTGAGTATGTGCTATTCTATATTTTCGAAAAGGATGGCAAGACAAAAAAGAATGTAGAAGATCTGGCCGTTTATGTTGTAATCGGGACTATTATCGGTGCCCGGCTCGGTCACGTATTTTTCTACGATGCCGCCAATTACTTGAGCAACCCGATTGATATCATTAAGATTTGGGAAGGTGGATTGGCAAGTCATGGTGGCGCAATCGGAATCTTAACTGCCATTGTACTTTACTGTCGTAAATACAAGTTCGATTTCCTTTGGGTGATGGACCGGTTAGTCATTGTGGTATGTTTTACGGGGGCCTGCATTCGCACAGGAAACCTCATGAATTCAGAGATTCTTGGTACAATAACAGATTTACCTTGGGGTGTCGTTTTTGAAAATGCGTATCCCGAATTTCTTTCTCAGGATCCACGGCATCCTGCCCAACTTTATGAAGCCATATACTGCCTTTTTCTAATGGGTATCACTTTTTGGCTTTGGAAAGAAAAAAGACAAAAGCTTCAAAACGGTTTCATTTTTGGCGTGTTCATGGTCATCCTTTTCTCACTTAGGTTCTTAGACGAGTTCGTTAAGGTAAACCAAGAAGCATTTGAAAACGACCTCCCCATCAACATGGGACAAATATTGAGCATTCCTTTCGTAGTGGCAGGGCTGTATTTGATTTTTAGACCTAAGCCTAAAAGCTTATCCAAATCGTGA